Below is a window of Lacrimispora xylanolytica DNA.
CCTATCATAACATAGCGATCCCACGACAATAAGTCTGAACCACATCATAAGAATCCGAAAGCACCACCAGATCCGCATCATACCCTGCTGCCACCCGTCCCTTCCTGTCATCAACCCTTAAACACCTTGCCGGATTTAACGTACAGGAATTCAGCGCAGTATCAAACGGAACCATAGCTTCCTCCACCAAAATCTGAAGCCCCCGATTCATATTCAGGGTACTCCCAGCAATGGTCTGAGTCCCCTTTAAGTACGCCAACCCATTATCCCGAATCTCAACATCGTGTCCTCCCAGCTTGTAGGATCCTCCCGGCGGACAATGCTTTGCCCGAAGAGAATCGCTGACCATAATGCCATACTCTCTTCCCTTGGCTGTAAAGAAGTTATTAAGCGCTGCCACATGAGAATGGCACCCGTCACAAATAATCTCTCCATAAATATCCCTGACCCGAAACGCCGTTCCCACCAGCCCGGGATTCCTATGATGATAAGGAGTCATCCCATTATAAACATGAGTCATAGATATCGCTCCGTTAGCAATTCCCATCAAAGCCTGCTCATAGGAAGCAGAGGAATGTCCCATACTAACCACCACCCCGTTCCTGCATAAATACCTGGTCAGTTCAAACCCTGCATCATGCTCCGGAGCAAGAGTAATATATCGAATCAGTCCCCTGGCTGCCTCCTGGTATCCCTGAAATTCTGCTATAGTTGCTTTGGCAATAGCCTCAGGAGGCTGAGCCCCCTTGTATTTCATATCAAGATATGGTCCCTCAAAGTGAATTCCAAGAATCTCAGCCCCATCATACTCACCTTCCGCCACATCCGCAACACTGGAGACAGCCTTTAAAAGCACTTCAGGAACCTGGGTTACTGTAGTCGGCAAGATGGAAGTAACCCCTTCTTCCGGAATCCGCTTCATCCACTCACGAAGCCCATCCGGCTCTCCATCATTGGTATCATAGCCGTATGCACCATGAGTATGAATGTCAATGAATCCCGGGACGATCCTGTCTCTTCCATAATCAGCGTCAACCGTCATTTTCCCAT
It encodes the following:
- the nagA gene encoding N-acetylglucosamine-6-phosphate deacetylase, yielding MIIQSKRIWIGGQFIPAQLQVEDKKIEAVYEYGKMTVDADYGRDRIVPGFIDIHTHGAYGYDTNDGEPDGLREWMKRIPEEGVTSILPTTVTQVPEVLLKAVSSVADVAEGEYDGAEILGIHFEGPYLDMKYKGAQPPEAIAKATIAEFQGYQEAARGLIRYITLAPEHDAGFELTRYLCRNGVVVSMGHSSASYEQALMGIANGAISMTHVYNGMTPYHHRNPGLVGTAFRVRDIYGEIICDGCHSHVAALNNFFTAKGREYGIMVSDSLRAKHCPPGGSYKLGGHDVEIRDNGLAYLKGTQTIAGSTLNMNRGLQILVEEAMVPFDTALNSCTLNPARCLRVDDRKGRVAAGYDADLVVLSDSYDVVQTYCRGIAML